From the Scophthalmus maximus strain ysfricsl-2021 chromosome 11, ASM2237912v1, whole genome shotgun sequence genome, one window contains:
- the bicra gene encoding BRD4-interacting chromatin-remodeling complex-associated protein isoform X3: MDDEDGRCLLDVICDPEALNDFLHGSETHGHVPEVQPAVQLSASEPAGLPRVSVDLDFLEDEDILGGSPGGEVGSNGIGTNHEPCDILQQSLAEANITEQSLQEAEAELDLGSFGIPGLTQVVQTLPDASLSGAGGAAVGVGIGVGGAATIFPGSAPSTTATPPNSTADMLGSVLAQQGLQLQPQVMNKAISVQPFMQPVGLGNVTLQPISSLQALPNGSQSGHLGIGQIQVVGQPTVMTINQSGQPILAKAMGGYQLHQSGQEVSGAGSQAGLGGQGGGLLIQGNKATLGSPGLNGPAVCVSSTNSSSGGTMTAPAGLLGFGSNPLSSGIGPHTQTQGQIMQNVIIQRTPTPIQPKPPQGGAIQPKLFKQQSQQQQAPQPLQNDAQKALGMQQIPVSSAQNVTFLTGKPGSNVVLTTQATTQGPQFQQTLFKQQGAQPSGKPLSVHLLNQQGSIVIPPQNHQLFLPQLQAGGQILAQHHGGHIITSQGPGGQLIANQILTANQNINLGQMLASQGHPGAAQILSRSIQLQSGQMGTPTLFQMPVSLAQSQSQTQTHTVSGHAQTVIQGMPIQNSLTMLSQVEGLSPAVTLQPALQQQPGGVPNSSSTGAATMGQGQSGECVTVLGSSTDQAVHPAQQHVQQSSILTMQPASSVSTAIAVPCSSPSISVSTPSSVTAVGLVPHQAQHSPGRLLLTNQGSSMILSQESLQMFLQQEQHHQTENESTPSMGVPASVIVSSNSIAALAPAVHDSQLTDSWVGQSHSPSPGPSHMTAVLKQIPSSGHQQPLKIQGMSPSTALTTHTSVPPMAESPQPSQSPLTLSQQIQSPHHQQQSRPPSQPQPQSLTPSRSCTPSSHPPLFIVHNQITESSQGQPKQTQLQQAHIQVQLQTQPRPASQPAPYQQDMPPISQSPKPPTAQHQFTAPPVSTSAAAVVKAQVPLTGLTADQQHHLQLIGAQIQTLSGIAQPSPQQKQLLDKLHQVQQTILLQTKQPAQPQSQATGQFGSQQDVPVDKVVITSTTSTGTPSQLPSMLQPTPVLVKTPATATSDLQVFSGAQGPAGAMVNQTVTPASLTQPAQVQPKPGVISSVGGMTLGKVGMQIQVLGAGLTQMPAPQPPAPAQTQTTTMNMPFSAEPSKEARMLEQLRKQQGSALHPNYSAPFYSFEDTLHRLLPYHLYQGTANSSQDYQRVDEEFERVSSQLLKRTQAMLDKYRHLLFAESKQRLGPSAEMVMIDRMFIQEEKVALSQDRILAKERPEEFVANARLLESVVSSQEKSSSAQHTSVSGGVAAAAPPPAPAPPAPVPLPNITPTPPPAPTLAPAPAPAPPPPAPAPAPAPAPVTTSVTPFPPTKLVIKQGGGGASVSWSSSCPPPPAAAGKLVAEPSSQSSSFSRTQAASSSFSSSSFNSQAADDDDALPQRTSKPPIKTYEARRRIGLKLKIKQDQTGFSKVVHNTALDPVHTPQPQQSSQSTSQPQPQAGAAVPHPKSHPLSTPSTTVIRTQSPVCTASSESSVTIATAQCNPTLRGNFPPNAAPSSSTSSSHTWSSSTSSSSTQMNGTLDHHDVGGVKPNPASTANPSPTTCRLPLRKTYRENISPRVRPGVPGGGDESLSYPRPTPSPPRHEASSPPSERTVIASVKVEKRGREASHALIESSHDRGRLGSAMPGLNEVDEVFSRGMKSTQHHHIPPLLDKDGAKERAEEHADQETDVSKYKRAGGKNRHRVGGTFRMDQHAPGPPSPESSFTRDSLLPAKRCKSDSPDMDNASFSSGSPPDDSLNEHLQCAIDSILNLQQEPTSRGRHIKGGNSRPHQHQSQRPGGSAASSHRPSVPTPSSASSSPSLAQHPQVGGRGHNGGLVTQTQSR, encoded by the exons ATGGATGATGAAGACGGCAGGTGCCTTCTAGATGTAATTTG TGACCCAGAAGCTCTCAATGACTTTCTTCATGGATCTGAGACCCAT GGCCATGTTCCAGAGGTTCAGCCTGCTGTCCAGCTGTCGGCCAGTGAGCCGGCAGGCCTGCCCAGAGTCAGTGTTGACCTGGACTTCTTGGAGGATGAAGATATCTTGGGAGGATCCCCGGGTGGTGAAGTTGGGAGCAATGGCATTGGGACAAATCACGAGCCATGTGACATCCTGCAACAGAGCCTGGCTGAAGCCAACATCACAGAGCAAAGCTTACAGGAGGCAGAGGCTGAGCTGGACCTGGGCTCCTTTGGAATTCCAGGCCTTACACAGGTGGTTCAGACACTGCCTGATGCCAGCCTCTCTGGGGCTGGaggtgctgctgttggtgtAGGCATAGGTGTTGGTGGAGCAGCGACAATTTTCCCTGGGTCAGCCCCAAGCACCACTGCTACTCCCCCCAATTCCACGGCTGACATGCTGGGGTCAGTGCTTGCTCAGCAGGGTCTTCAGCTACAACCCCAGGTCATGAACAAGGCTATCAGTGTTCAGCCATTCATGCAGCCTGTGGGCCTGGGAAATGTGACGCTTCAACCCATTTCAAGTCTCCAAGCTCTTCCTAATGGGAGTCAGTCTGGACATTTGGGTATCGGACAGATTCAGGTTGTGGGTCAGCCCACAGTCATGACTATCAATCAGTCTGGGCAACCAATCCTTGCTAAAGCCATGGGTGGTTACCAGCTGCACCAGTCTGGGCAAGAGGTATCAGGTGCTGGGTCTCAGGCAGGGCTTGGAGGCCAAGGAGGTGGACTTTTGATCCAAGGTAATAAAGCCACTTTGGGATCTCCAGGTTTAAATGGACCAGCTGTTTGTGTCAGCAGCACAAACAGTAGCAGTGGCGGTACAATGACTGCTCCTGCTGGGCTTTTGGGCTTTGGCAGCAACCCTCTAAGTTCAGGAATTGGACCCCACACGCAAACTCAAGGCCAAATCATGCAGAACGTGATCATTCAACGCACACCAACACCCATTCAGCCTAAACCCCCACAGGGGGGAGCCATCCAACCGAAACTTTTCAAACAgcagtcacagcagcagcaagcacCCCAACCCCTGCAAAATGATGCCCAGAAGGCTTTAGGGATGCAGCAAATTCCAGTTTCTTCTGCTCAGAATGTAACCTTCCTGACGGGAAAGCCGGGTTCTAACGTTGTCTTAACTACTCAAGCCACAACACAAGGCCCCCAGTTTCAACAAACCCTATTCAAGCAACAAGGAGCACAACCATCTGGCAAGCCCCTCAGTGTACACTTGTTAAACCAACAAGGCAGCATCGTTATTCCCCCTCAGAACCACCAGTTATTCCTGCCACAGCTACAGGCAGGTGGACAGATCCTGGCCCAGCACCATGGGGGCCACATCATAACTAGCCAGGGTCCTGGTGGACAGCTCATTGCAAACCAGATTTTAACCGCAAATCAGAACATCAACTTGGGTCAGATGTTGGCATCACAAGGTCACCCTGGGGCTGCCCAAATCCTTTCTAGATCCATTCAGCTCCAGTCAGGCCAGATGGGCACACCCACGCTTTTTCAGATGCCTGTCTCGTTGGCTCAGAGTCAAAGCCAGACTCAGACCCACACCGTCTCAGGTCATGCCCAGACAGTCATACAGGGCATGCCGATTCAGAATTCCCTGACCATGCTGAGTCAAGTGGAGGGGCTGAGCCCGGCGGTCACCCTTCAGCcggccctgcagcagcagccaggtgGAGTccccaacagcagcagcaccggaGCAGCAACCATGGGTCAAGGCCAGTCTGGAGAGTGTGTTACTGTGCTGGGTAGCTCCACAGACCAGGCTGTTCATCCCGCTCAGCAGCATGTGCAGCAGTCCTCTATCCTCACCATGCAACCTGCTTCCTCTGTGTCCACGGCTATTGCAGTACCCTGCTCTTCTCCGTCCATTTCTGTGTCCACCCCTTCCTCTGTCACTGCAGTGGGGCTGGTCCCCCATCAGGCTCAGCACAGTCCAGGAAGATTACTGCTCACCAACCAGGGCTCCAGCATGATCTTGAGCCAGGAGTCTCTGCAGATGTTCCTGCAACAG GAGCAGCACCACCAAACAGAGAATGAGTCAACCCCCTCTATGGGCGTACCAGCGTCTGTAATCGTCAGCAGCAACAGCATCGCTGCTCTGGCCCCCGCTGTCCATGACAGCCAGTTAACTGACTCGTGGGTGGGTCAGAGCCACAGTCCTTCCCCTGGCCCCTCCCACATGACAGCAGTGCTAAAGCAG ATACCCTCCAGTGGACATCAGCAGCCCCTGAAGATCCAGGGCATGTCCCCCTCAACAGCCTTGACCACTCACACCTCGGTGCCCCCGATGGCAGAGAGCCCCCAGCCTTCCCAGTCCCCCCTCACTCTGAGCCAGCAGATCCAATCGCCACACCATCAGCAGCAGTCACGTCCTCCCTCTCAGCCTCAACCACAGTCTCTAACTCCCTCCCGATCCTGCACGCCCTCATCTCACCCTCCACTCTTTATTGTCCACAACCAGATTACAGAGTCTTCACAAGGCCAGCCGAAGCAGACACAGCTCCAGCAGGCACACATTCAAGTTCAGCTACAGACTCAGCCGCGGCCGGCTTCTCAGCCCGCCCCCTATCAACAAGATATGCCTCCTATATCACAGTCACCTAAGCCACCAACTGCACAGCACCAGTTCACTGCACCTCCTGTTAgcacttctgctgctgctgtcgtgaAAGCCCAGGTTCCCCTCACGGGCCTGACAGCAGACCAGCAGCACCACCTGCAACTAATAGGAGCGCAAATTCAGACCCTGTCAGGCATCGCCCAGCCCTCACCTCAGCAGAAACAGTTGCTGGATAAGCTGCACCAG GTCCAGCAGACCATCCTTCTGCAGACCAAGCAGCCTGCCCAGCCTCAGTCTCAAGCCACCGGTCAGTTTGGTTCCCAGCAAGATGTGCCTGTTGATAAAGTTGTGATAACATCAACAACCAGCACCGGTACACCTTCTCAACTCCCCTCCATGCTGCAGCCAACACCAGTGCTCGTCAAAACTCCTGCTACAG CAACAAGTGACTTACAGGTATTCTCAGGAGCCCAAGGGCCAGCTGGAGCAATGGTGAATCAGACTGTCACTCCTGCAAGCCTTACCCAGCCTGCACAG GTTCAGCCAAAGCCAGGAGTGATCAGCTCAGTTGGAGGGATGACTCTGGGGAAAGTTGGGATGCAGATACAGGTGTTAGGAGCTGGTCTGACTCAAATGCCTGCTCCACAGCCCCCAGCTCCAGCACAAACTCAG ACCACAACAATGAATATGCCTTTCAGCGCAGAGCCGAGTAAAGAAGCCAG GATGCTTGAACAGTTGAGGAAACAGCAGGGTTCAGCTCTCCACCCAAACTACAGTGCTCCTTTCTACTCGTTTGAGGACACACTGCATAGACTGCTGCCTTACCATCTCTACCAGGGAACTGCCAACTCCTCTCAAGACTATCAAAGAG TGGATGAGGAATTTGAGAGAGTCTCCAGTCAGCTGCTGAAAAGGACCCAGGCCATGCTGGACAAATATCGCCACCTACTCTTTGCAGAGTCAAAA CAGAGACTGGGCCCCTCGGCAGAGATGGTGATGATTGACCGGATGTTCATCCAGGAGGAGAAGGTTGCGTTAAGTCAGGACAGGATTTTGGCCAAGGAGAGACCAG aggAGTTTGTAGCAAATGCACGCTTGTTGGAGAGTGTAGTTTCCTCCCAAGAGAAGTCCTCTTCTGCTCAGCACACCTCAGTGAGTGGGggtgtagctgctgctgcccctccTCCAGCACCTGCGCCTCCTGCCCCAGTTCCTCTTCCAAACATCACCCCAACCCCTCCCCCTGCACCCACCCtagctccagctcctgctcctgctcctcctccccctgcccctgcccctgcccctgcccctgcccctgtCACCACTTCTGTCACCCCTTTCCCCCCTACAAAACTTGTAATAAAgcaaggtggaggtggagcctCTGTGTCGTGGTCCAGCAGCTGTCCCCCACCTCCGGCTGCAGCGGGCAAGCTGGTGGCGGAACCCAGCAGCCAGAGCTCCTCCTTTAGTCGTACTCAAGCcgcatcctcctctttctcgtCCTCTTCCTTCAACTCTCAAGCAGCTGACGACGACGATGCTCTCCCACAGAGAACCAGCAAACCACCTATCAAGACCTATGAGGCTCGAAGGAGAATTGGCTTGAAACTGAAGATCAAGCAGGATCAAACGGGGTTCAGTAAAGTGGTCCATAACACTGCCTTAGACCCAGTACACACGCCTCAACCTCAGCAGAGCAGCCAGTCGACATCCCAGCCTCAGCCTCAGGCTGGAGCTGCTGTACCCCATCCAAAGTCCCACCCTTTATCAACTCCTTCTACTACAGTCATCAGAACTCAGTCCCCCGTATGCACTGCTTCTTCTGAATCATCAGTCACCATAGCAACCGCTCAATGTAACCCCACACTGAGAGGTAATTTTCCTCCCAATGCAGCCCCAtcttcctctacctcttcctctcatACTTGGTCATcgtcaacctcctcctcctccactcaaaTGAATGGGACATTGGATCACCACGATGTGGGTGGGGTCAAACCCAATCCTGCCTCCACTGCCAATCCCTCACCGACAACCTGCCGCCTCCCCCTTCGAAAAACCTATCGGGAAAATATTAGTCCTCGGGTCAGACCCGGTGTCCCAGGGGGAGGGGACGAAAGTCTTTCCTACCCCAGACCCACGCCATCACCCCCCAGACACGAggcctcatctcctccctcagagCGGACAGTGATAGCCAGTGTGAAGGTGGAGAAAAGAGGCAGGGAGGCGTCCCACGCTCTCATAGAGTCGAGCCACGACAGGGGCCGTCTGGGGAGTGCAATGCCAGGCCTGAACGAAGTGGACGAAGTGTTTAGCCGTGGTATGAAATCCACACAGCACCATCATATTCCACCGCTCCTAGATAAGGACGGGGCAAAGGAGAGAGCGGAGGAGCATGCAGACCAAGAGACAGATGTAAGTAAATACAAGagggcggggggaaaaaatagacaTAGGGTCGGTGGGACATTCAGAATGGACCAGCATGCCCCTGGGCCACCATCTCCGGAGTCCTCCTTCACACGAGACTCTTTACTTCCTGCCAAACGTTGCAAATCAGACTCCCCCGACATGGATAACGCCAGCTTCTCCAGCGGCAGCCCCCCGGACGACTCTTTGAACGAGCATCTGCAGTGCGCCATCGACAGCATCCTAAACCTGCAGCAGGAGCCCACTTCCCGCGGGCGCCACATTAAAGGGGGCAACAGCAGGCCCCACCAACACCAAAGCCAGCGCCCCGGAGGCTCGGCAGCTTCATCCCACAGACCCTCAGTCCCAaccccctcctctgcttcctcgtCCCCCTCCTTGGCCCAGCACCCTCAGGTTGGTGGCCGTGGCCATAATGGCGGCCTGGTGACACAGACTCAAAGTAGATAA
- the bicra gene encoding BRD4-interacting chromatin-remodeling complex-associated protein isoform X4, which translates to MDDEDGRCLLDVICDPEALNDFLHGSETHLDTDDLLDGSSDPSSSFFPTTGGHVPEVQPAVQLSASEPAGLPRVSVDLDFLEDEDILGGSPGGEVGSNGIGTNHEPCDILQQSLAEANITEQSLQEAEAELDLGSFGIPGLTQVVQTLPDASLSGAGGAAVGVGIGVGGAATIFPGSAPSTTATPPNSTADMLGSVLAQQGLQLQPQVMNKAISVQPFMQPVGLGNVTLQPISSLQALPNGSQSGHLGIGQIQVVGQPTVMTINQSGQPILAKAMGGYQLHQSGQEVSGAGSQAGLGGQGGGLLIQGNKATLGSPGLNGPAVCVSSTNSSSGGTMTAPAGLLGFGSNPLSSGIGPHTQTQGQIMQNVIIQRTPTPIQPKPPQGGAIQPKLFKQQSQQQQAPQPLQNDAQKALGMQQIPVSSAQNVTFLTGKPGSNVVLTTQATTQGPQFQQTLFKQQGAQPSGKPLSVHLLNQQGSIVIPPQNHQLFLPQLQAGGQILAQHHGGHIITSQGPGGQLIANQILTANQNINLGQMLASQGHPGAAQILSRSIQLQSGQMGTPTLFQMPVSLAQSQSQTQTHTVSGHAQTVIQGMPIQNSLTMLSQVEGLSPAVTLQPALQQQPGGVPNSSSTGAATMGQGQSGECVTVLGSSTDQAVHPAQQHVQQSSILTMQPASSVSTAIAVPCSSPSISVSTPSSVTAVGLVPHQAQHSPGRLLLTNQGSSMILSQESLQMFLQQIPSSGHQQPLKIQGMSPSTALTTHTSVPPMAESPQPSQSPLTLSQQIQSPHHQQQSRPPSQPQPQSLTPSRSCTPSSHPPLFIVHNQITESSQGQPKQTQLQQAHIQVQLQTQPRPASQPAPYQQDMPPISQSPKPPTAQHQFTAPPVSTSAAAVVKAQVPLTGLTADQQHHLQLIGAQIQTLSGIAQPSPQQKQLLDKLHQVQQTILLQTKQPAQPQSQATGQFGSQQDVPVDKVVITSTTSTGTPSQLPSMLQPTPVLVKTPATATSDLQVFSGAQGPAGAMVNQTVTPASLTQPAQVQPKPGVISSVGGMTLGKVGMQIQVLGAGLTQMPAPQPPAPAQTQTTTMNMPFSAEPSKEARMLEQLRKQQGSALHPNYSAPFYSFEDTLHRLLPYHLYQGTANSSQDYQRVDEEFERVSSQLLKRTQAMLDKYRHLLFAESKQRLGPSAEMVMIDRMFIQEEKVALSQDRILAKERPEEFVANARLLESVVSSQEKSSSAQHTSVSGGVAAAAPPPAPAPPAPVPLPNITPTPPPAPTLAPAPAPAPPPPAPAPAPAPAPVTTSVTPFPPTKLVIKQGGGGASVSWSSSCPPPPAAAGKLVAEPSSQSSSFSRTQAASSSFSSSSFNSQAADDDDALPQRTSKPPIKTYEARRRIGLKLKIKQDQTGFSKVVHNTALDPVHTPQPQQSSQSTSQPQPQAGAAVPHPKSHPLSTPSTTVIRTQSPVCTASSESSVTIATAQCNPTLRGNFPPNAAPSSSTSSSHTWSSSTSSSSTQMNGTLDHHDVGGVKPNPASTANPSPTTCRLPLRKTYRENISPRVRPGVPGGGDESLSYPRPTPSPPRHEASSPPSERTVIASVKVEKRGREASHALIESSHDRGRLGSAMPGLNEVDEVFSRGMKSTQHHHIPPLLDKDGAKERAEEHADQETDVSKYKRAGGKNRHRVGGTFRMDQHAPGPPSPESSFTRDSLLPAKRCKSDSPDMDNASFSSGSPPDDSLNEHLQCAIDSILNLQQEPTSRGRHIKGGNSRPHQHQSQRPGGSAASSHRPSVPTPSSASSSPSLAQHPQVGGRGHNGGLVTQTQSR; encoded by the exons ATGGATGATGAAGACGGCAGGTGCCTTCTAGATGTAATTTG TGACCCAGAAGCTCTCAATGACTTTCTTCATGGATCTGAGACCCAT TTGGACACTGACGACCTTTTGGATGGTTCGAGTGACCCCTCCAGCTCGTTCTTCCCTACCACTGGG GGCCATGTTCCAGAGGTTCAGCCTGCTGTCCAGCTGTCGGCCAGTGAGCCGGCAGGCCTGCCCAGAGTCAGTGTTGACCTGGACTTCTTGGAGGATGAAGATATCTTGGGAGGATCCCCGGGTGGTGAAGTTGGGAGCAATGGCATTGGGACAAATCACGAGCCATGTGACATCCTGCAACAGAGCCTGGCTGAAGCCAACATCACAGAGCAAAGCTTACAGGAGGCAGAGGCTGAGCTGGACCTGGGCTCCTTTGGAATTCCAGGCCTTACACAGGTGGTTCAGACACTGCCTGATGCCAGCCTCTCTGGGGCTGGaggtgctgctgttggtgtAGGCATAGGTGTTGGTGGAGCAGCGACAATTTTCCCTGGGTCAGCCCCAAGCACCACTGCTACTCCCCCCAATTCCACGGCTGACATGCTGGGGTCAGTGCTTGCTCAGCAGGGTCTTCAGCTACAACCCCAGGTCATGAACAAGGCTATCAGTGTTCAGCCATTCATGCAGCCTGTGGGCCTGGGAAATGTGACGCTTCAACCCATTTCAAGTCTCCAAGCTCTTCCTAATGGGAGTCAGTCTGGACATTTGGGTATCGGACAGATTCAGGTTGTGGGTCAGCCCACAGTCATGACTATCAATCAGTCTGGGCAACCAATCCTTGCTAAAGCCATGGGTGGTTACCAGCTGCACCAGTCTGGGCAAGAGGTATCAGGTGCTGGGTCTCAGGCAGGGCTTGGAGGCCAAGGAGGTGGACTTTTGATCCAAGGTAATAAAGCCACTTTGGGATCTCCAGGTTTAAATGGACCAGCTGTTTGTGTCAGCAGCACAAACAGTAGCAGTGGCGGTACAATGACTGCTCCTGCTGGGCTTTTGGGCTTTGGCAGCAACCCTCTAAGTTCAGGAATTGGACCCCACACGCAAACTCAAGGCCAAATCATGCAGAACGTGATCATTCAACGCACACCAACACCCATTCAGCCTAAACCCCCACAGGGGGGAGCCATCCAACCGAAACTTTTCAAACAgcagtcacagcagcagcaagcacCCCAACCCCTGCAAAATGATGCCCAGAAGGCTTTAGGGATGCAGCAAATTCCAGTTTCTTCTGCTCAGAATGTAACCTTCCTGACGGGAAAGCCGGGTTCTAACGTTGTCTTAACTACTCAAGCCACAACACAAGGCCCCCAGTTTCAACAAACCCTATTCAAGCAACAAGGAGCACAACCATCTGGCAAGCCCCTCAGTGTACACTTGTTAAACCAACAAGGCAGCATCGTTATTCCCCCTCAGAACCACCAGTTATTCCTGCCACAGCTACAGGCAGGTGGACAGATCCTGGCCCAGCACCATGGGGGCCACATCATAACTAGCCAGGGTCCTGGTGGACAGCTCATTGCAAACCAGATTTTAACCGCAAATCAGAACATCAACTTGGGTCAGATGTTGGCATCACAAGGTCACCCTGGGGCTGCCCAAATCCTTTCTAGATCCATTCAGCTCCAGTCAGGCCAGATGGGCACACCCACGCTTTTTCAGATGCCTGTCTCGTTGGCTCAGAGTCAAAGCCAGACTCAGACCCACACCGTCTCAGGTCATGCCCAGACAGTCATACAGGGCATGCCGATTCAGAATTCCCTGACCATGCTGAGTCAAGTGGAGGGGCTGAGCCCGGCGGTCACCCTTCAGCcggccctgcagcagcagccaggtgGAGTccccaacagcagcagcaccggaGCAGCAACCATGGGTCAAGGCCAGTCTGGAGAGTGTGTTACTGTGCTGGGTAGCTCCACAGACCAGGCTGTTCATCCCGCTCAGCAGCATGTGCAGCAGTCCTCTATCCTCACCATGCAACCTGCTTCCTCTGTGTCCACGGCTATTGCAGTACCCTGCTCTTCTCCGTCCATTTCTGTGTCCACCCCTTCCTCTGTCACTGCAGTGGGGCTGGTCCCCCATCAGGCTCAGCACAGTCCAGGAAGATTACTGCTCACCAACCAGGGCTCCAGCATGATCTTGAGCCAGGAGTCTCTGCAGATGTTCCTGCAACAG ATACCCTCCAGTGGACATCAGCAGCCCCTGAAGATCCAGGGCATGTCCCCCTCAACAGCCTTGACCACTCACACCTCGGTGCCCCCGATGGCAGAGAGCCCCCAGCCTTCCCAGTCCCCCCTCACTCTGAGCCAGCAGATCCAATCGCCACACCATCAGCAGCAGTCACGTCCTCCCTCTCAGCCTCAACCACAGTCTCTAACTCCCTCCCGATCCTGCACGCCCTCATCTCACCCTCCACTCTTTATTGTCCACAACCAGATTACAGAGTCTTCACAAGGCCAGCCGAAGCAGACACAGCTCCAGCAGGCACACATTCAAGTTCAGCTACAGACTCAGCCGCGGCCGGCTTCTCAGCCCGCCCCCTATCAACAAGATATGCCTCCTATATCACAGTCACCTAAGCCACCAACTGCACAGCACCAGTTCACTGCACCTCCTGTTAgcacttctgctgctgctgtcgtgaAAGCCCAGGTTCCCCTCACGGGCCTGACAGCAGACCAGCAGCACCACCTGCAACTAATAGGAGCGCAAATTCAGACCCTGTCAGGCATCGCCCAGCCCTCACCTCAGCAGAAACAGTTGCTGGATAAGCTGCACCAG GTCCAGCAGACCATCCTTCTGCAGACCAAGCAGCCTGCCCAGCCTCAGTCTCAAGCCACCGGTCAGTTTGGTTCCCAGCAAGATGTGCCTGTTGATAAAGTTGTGATAACATCAACAACCAGCACCGGTACACCTTCTCAACTCCCCTCCATGCTGCAGCCAACACCAGTGCTCGTCAAAACTCCTGCTACAG CAACAAGTGACTTACAGGTATTCTCAGGAGCCCAAGGGCCAGCTGGAGCAATGGTGAATCAGACTGTCACTCCTGCAAGCCTTACCCAGCCTGCACAG GTTCAGCCAAAGCCAGGAGTGATCAGCTCAGTTGGAGGGATGACTCTGGGGAAAGTTGGGATGCAGATACAGGTGTTAGGAGCTGGTCTGACTCAAATGCCTGCTCCACAGCCCCCAGCTCCAGCACAAACTCAG ACCACAACAATGAATATGCCTTTCAGCGCAGAGCCGAGTAAAGAAGCCAG GATGCTTGAACAGTTGAGGAAACAGCAGGGTTCAGCTCTCCACCCAAACTACAGTGCTCCTTTCTACTCGTTTGAGGACACACTGCATAGACTGCTGCCTTACCATCTCTACCAGGGAACTGCCAACTCCTCTCAAGACTATCAAAGAG TGGATGAGGAATTTGAGAGAGTCTCCAGTCAGCTGCTGAAAAGGACCCAGGCCATGCTGGACAAATATCGCCACCTACTCTTTGCAGAGTCAAAA CAGAGACTGGGCCCCTCGGCAGAGATGGTGATGATTGACCGGATGTTCATCCAGGAGGAGAAGGTTGCGTTAAGTCAGGACAGGATTTTGGCCAAGGAGAGACCAG aggAGTTTGTAGCAAATGCACGCTTGTTGGAGAGTGTAGTTTCCTCCCAAGAGAAGTCCTCTTCTGCTCAGCACACCTCAGTGAGTGGGggtgtagctgctgctgcccctccTCCAGCACCTGCGCCTCCTGCCCCAGTTCCTCTTCCAAACATCACCCCAACCCCTCCCCCTGCACCCACCCtagctccagctcctgctcctgctcctcctccccctgcccctgcccctgcccctgcccctgcccctgtCACCACTTCTGTCACCCCTTTCCCCCCTACAAAACTTGTAATAAAgcaaggtggaggtggagcctCTGTGTCGTGGTCCAGCAGCTGTCCCCCACCTCCGGCTGCAGCGGGCAAGCTGGTGGCGGAACCCAGCAGCCAGAGCTCCTCCTTTAGTCGTACTCAAGCcgcatcctcctctttctcgtCCTCTTCCTTCAACTCTCAAGCAGCTGACGACGACGATGCTCTCCCACAGAGAACCAGCAAACCACCTATCAAGACCTATGAGGCTCGAAGGAGAATTGGCTTGAAACTGAAGATCAAGCAGGATCAAACGGGGTTCAGTAAAGTGGTCCATAACACTGCCTTAGACCCAGTACACACGCCTCAACCTCAGCAGAGCAGCCAGTCGACATCCCAGCCTCAGCCTCAGGCTGGAGCTGCTGTACCCCATCCAAAGTCCCACCCTTTATCAACTCCTTCTACTACAGTCATCAGAACTCAGTCCCCCGTATGCACTGCTTCTTCTGAATCATCAGTCACCATAGCAACCGCTCAATGTAACCCCACACTGAGAGGTAATTTTCCTCCCAATGCAGCCCCAtcttcctctacctcttcctctcatACTTGGTCATcgtcaacctcctcctcctccactcaaaTGAATGGGACATTGGATCACCACGATGTGGGTGGGGTCAAACCCAATCCTGCCTCCACTGCCAATCCCTCACCGACAACCTGCCGCCTCCCCCTTCGAAAAACCTATCGGGAAAATATTAGTCCTCGGGTCAGACCCGGTGTCCCAGGGGGAGGGGACGAAAGTCTTTCCTACCCCAGACCCACGCCATCACCCCCCAGACACGAggcctcatctcctccctcagagCGGACAGTGATAGCCAGTGTGAAGGTGGAGAAAAGAGGCAGGGAGGCGTCCCACGCTCTCATAGAGTCGAGCCACGACAGGGGCCGTCTGGGGAGTGCAATGCCAGGCCTGAACGAAGTGGACGAAGTGTTTAGCCGTGGTATGAAATCCACACAGCACCATCATATTCCACCGCTCCTAGATAAGGACGGGGCAAAGGAGAGAGCGGAGGAGCATGCAGACCAAGAGACAGATGTAAGTAAATACAAGagggcggggggaaaaaatagacaTAGGGTCGGTGGGACATTCAGAATGGACCAGCATGCCCCTGGGCCACCATCTCCGGAGTCCTCCTTCACACGAGACTCTTTACTTCCTGCCAAACGTTGCAAATCAGACTCCCCCGACATGGATAACGCCAGCTTCTCCAGCGGCAGCCCCCCGGACGACTCTTTGAACGAGCATCTGCAGTGCGCCATCGACAGCATCCTAAACCTGCAGCAGGAGCCCACTTCCCGCGGGCGCCACATTAAAGGGGGCAACAGCAGGCCCCACCAACACCAAAGCCAGCGCCCCGGAGGCTCGGCAGCTTCATCCCACAGACCCTCAGTCCCAaccccctcctctgcttcctcgtCCCCCTCCTTGGCCCAGCACCCTCAGGTTGGTGGCCGTGGCCATAATGGCGGCCTGGTGACACAGACTCAAAGTAGATAA